One Hyphomicrobiales bacterium genomic window carries:
- a CDS encoding alkane 1-monooxygenase, whose product MSSKLTPHIQYALLPIIMVFCVFAAAAGGAWMLLVLALPTIMATFVDELAGEQEKDHPYLTALLNFYLLSCLPLIALLSIVFGYYAGVGALSGSIEAAFATIGIDIAANKAATNTFHFTIGVLGAGMLMGAGATNVAHELTHRVNARDFIVGRWLLAFTLDTTFAIEHVHGHHRNVGTKQDPATARRGEYVLGFVFRSTIGAFLGAFDIEEERAKRRGYKAMSWKNRAIRGQFMTLALIVAHYLIAGWMGVLFFVVIGLIGKLFLELVNYVEHYGLIRMHGTRIEPRHSWNCNRFVSNLMLFNLPRHSHHHQFANKPFWQLENLEGTPTMPHGYLTMLIIALIPPIWHAKVEPMLHYWEQELASDEEREIMQAERLELGWVA is encoded by the coding sequence ATGTCATCAAAGCTTACGCCACATATTCAATATGCACTGTTGCCAATCATCATGGTATTTTGTGTTTTTGCAGCCGCTGCAGGCGGTGCATGGATGCTGTTGGTTTTGGCTCTGCCAACAATCATGGCAACCTTCGTCGATGAATTGGCCGGTGAGCAAGAGAAAGACCATCCTTATCTTACTGCTTTGTTGAATTTCTATCTGCTCTCCTGCTTGCCGCTGATTGCACTCTTGTCCATTGTCTTCGGTTATTATGCAGGTGTTGGCGCGTTGAGCGGTTCGATCGAAGCTGCTTTTGCGACAATCGGCATCGATATTGCTGCTAACAAAGCGGCCACAAACACTTTTCATTTTACAATCGGCGTGTTGGGCGCTGGCATGTTGATGGGCGCGGGGGCGACCAATGTTGCGCATGAATTGACTCACCGTGTTAATGCACGCGATTTCATTGTGGGCCGCTGGTTGCTTGCCTTCACGCTTGATACCACCTTCGCGATTGAGCACGTGCATGGCCATCACCGCAATGTCGGCACCAAGCAAGACCCGGCAACAGCTCGGCGTGGCGAATATGTGTTGGGCTTCGTTTTTCGCTCAACTATTGGTGCGTTTTTAGGGGCTTTCGATATCGAAGAAGAGCGGGCCAAAAGACGTGGTTACAAGGCTATGTCATGGAAAAATAGAGCAATCCGTGGCCAATTCATGACCCTCGCTTTGATAGTCGCTCACTACCTTATCGCGGGTTGGATGGGTGTTTTGTTCTTTGTTGTCATCGGCTTGATTGGAAAGTTATTTTTAGAACTCGTCAATTACGTCGAGCATTACGGCCTGATCAGAATGCACGGCACAAGGATAGAGCCTCGCCATTCATGGAACTGCAATCGGTTCGTTTCCAATTTGATGCTGTTTAATTTGCCCCGTCATTCACATCATCATCAATTTGCGAATAAACCGTTTTGGCAATTGGAGAATTTGGAGGGTACGCCGACCATGCCTCATGGCTATCTCACCATGTTGATCATCGCGTTAATCCCACCAATTTGGCACGCTAAGGTGGAGCCGATGTTGCATTATTGGGAGCAAGAACTTGCATCCGATGAAGAACGCGAAATCATGCAAGCAGAAAGATTAGAGCTTGGTTGGGTTGCTTAA
- the fabI gene encoding enoyl-ACP reductase FabI — MSGLMAGKRGLVMGVANDHSIAWGIAKALADQGAELAFTYQGEAFGKRVKPLADSVGSDILVPCDVEDIETVDAVFDTLKEKWGKIDFLVHAIAFSDKNELKGKYADTSRENFSRTMVISCFSFTEIAKRAAEMMPDGGSMITLTYGGSTRVMPNYNVMGVAKAALESSVRYLASDYGRDNIRVNAVSAGPVRTLAGAGVADARQMFNYQKENSPLGRTVDISEVGGTGLYLLSDLSSGVTGEIHFVDSGYSTISMPRLG; from the coding sequence ATGTCTGGTTTAATGGCAGGAAAACGCGGCCTCGTTATGGGGGTAGCTAACGATCACTCGATTGCTTGGGGCATTGCCAAAGCATTGGCAGACCAAGGCGCAGAATTGGCTTTCACCTATCAAGGCGAAGCTTTTGGTAAGCGCGTGAAGCCGCTTGCTGACAGTGTTGGCTCTGATATTTTGGTGCCATGCGATGTGGAAGACATTGAAACAGTTGATGCGGTCTTTGATACGTTGAAAGAAAAATGGGGCAAGATTGATTTTCTCGTTCATGCCATCGCATTTTCTGACAAAAATGAGCTCAAAGGCAAATACGCAGACACAAGCCGTGAGAACTTCTCCCGCACAATGGTGATCTCCTGCTTCTCTTTCACTGAGATTGCAAAGCGTGCTGCAGAAATGATGCCAGACGGTGGTTCCATGATCACATTGACCTATGGCGGGTCAACACGCGTGATGCCGAACTACAATGTTATGGGTGTCGCAAAAGCAGCGCTTGAATCGTCCGTGCGCTATCTCGCATCAGATTATGGCCGCGACAACATTCGCGTTAATGCCGTTTCGGCGGGTCCGGTTAGAACGCTTGCAGGTGCCGGTGTGGCAGATGCGAGACAGATGTTTAATTACCAAAAAGAGAATTCGCCTCTCGGCAGAACAGTGGACATCTCTGAGGTTGGTGGCACGGGATTGTACCTGCTGTCTGATCTGTCTTCTGGCGTTACCGGTGAAATTCACTTTGTGGATTCGGGTTATAGCACCATCTCAATGCCGCGATTGGGCTGA
- the fabB gene encoding beta-ketoacyl-ACP synthase I gives MKRVVVTGMGIVSSIGNNLPEVLDSLIHTKSGLSHAPDFAENGFRCQVMGAPTLDPFEVVDRRVTRFMGKGSAWNYVAMEEAIKDAGLEEGDVSQNPRTGIVMGSGGPSTRVVVEAAAVTQKNGSPKRIGPFAVPKAMSSTASATLATPFKIHGINYTISSACATSNHCIGNAYELIQMGKQDIVFAGGSEDLDWTMSNLFDAMGAMTSKHNETPESASRAYDASRDGFVIAGGAGVLVLEELEHAKARGAKIYGEIVGYGATSDGHDMVAPSGEGAIRCMKMALETVNEDVTYINTHGTSTPVGDKQEIGAIKEVFGDKIPHISATKSLTGHSLGATGVQEAIYSLLMMENSFICESAHITELDPEFEGVPIARARIDNVDVNVALSNSFGFGGTNATLVFQKLSS, from the coding sequence ATGAAGCGTGTTGTTGTGACCGGCATGGGGATTGTATCCTCAATTGGTAATAATCTACCGGAGGTTCTCGATAGCCTCATTCATACAAAATCTGGTCTAAGCCATGCGCCAGACTTTGCGGAAAATGGTTTCCGTTGCCAGGTTATGGGTGCACCGACACTAGACCCGTTCGAAGTCGTCGACCGCCGCGTTACTCGTTTCATGGGCAAAGGTTCTGCTTGGAACTATGTTGCAATGGAAGAAGCCATTAAAGATGCTGGCTTAGAAGAGGGCGACGTTTCGCAAAACCCACGCACAGGTATTGTGATGGGTTCTGGTGGTCCATCAACCCGCGTGGTTGTGGAAGCGGCTGCGGTAACTCAGAAAAATGGTTCTCCAAAGCGCATCGGCCCGTTTGCTGTGCCAAAGGCTATGTCTTCTACGGCCTCTGCAACCCTTGCAACGCCTTTTAAAATTCATGGTATCAACTACACAATTTCGTCTGCTTGTGCGACGTCAAACCACTGTATTGGTAATGCTTACGAGCTGATCCAAATGGGTAAGCAAGATATTGTTTTTGCAGGCGGTAGTGAAGATCTCGATTGGACAATGTCGAACTTGTTTGATGCGATGGGTGCAATGACATCCAAGCACAATGAAACACCTGAGTCCGCTTCTCGCGCCTATGATGCATCCCGCGATGGTTTCGTTATTGCAGGTGGTGCGGGCGTTTTGGTTCTTGAAGAATTAGAACACGCAAAAGCACGCGGTGCGAAAATTTACGGCGAAATCGTTGGCTACGGCGCAACATCCGATGGTCACGATATGGTGGCTCCATCTGGTGAAGGCGCGATCCGTTGCATGAAGATGGCGCTTGAAACTGTGAATGAAGATGTCACTTACATCAACACACACGGCACCTCGACACCTGTTGGCGATAAGCAAGAAATTGGCGCGATCAAAGAAGTGTTTGGCGACAAAATCCCGCATATCTCAGCGACAAAATCTCTGACAGGCCACTCGCTTGGTGCAACAGGGGTTCAAGAAGCGATCTACTCATTGTTGATGATGGAAAACTCCTTCATTTGCGAAAGTGCGCACATTACTGAGTTGGACCCTGAATTTGAGGGTGTTCCAATTGCCCGCGCCCGCATTGATAATGTTGACGTGAACGTTGCGCTTTCAAACTCGTTTGGCTTTGGCGGAACGAACGCGACGCTCGTCTTCCAAAAACTCTCATCTTAA
- the fabA gene encoding 3-hydroxyacyl-[acyl-carrier-protein] dehydratase FabA gives MDPRQSSFTYEELLACGRSELFGQGNAQLPAPPMLMFNRITEVSETGGAYDKGFIRAELDVDPEAWFFPCHFIGNEIMPGCLGLDALWQLTGFYLGWLGEPGYGMALSTGEVKFKGMVTPKTKQVEYGVDFKRVMRGRLVLGIADGWLKADGEQIYTAKDLKVGLSKEKAA, from the coding sequence ATGGATCCCCGTCAATCGAGTTTTACTTATGAAGAGCTTTTGGCCTGTGGCCGTTCGGAATTGTTCGGGCAGGGCAACGCGCAACTACCTGCGCCGCCAATGCTGATGTTTAACCGCATCACAGAGGTAAGCGAAACGGGTGGCGCCTATGACAAAGGGTTCATTCGCGCGGAATTAGATGTAGATCCAGAAGCTTGGTTCTTCCCTTGCCACTTCATCGGCAACGAAATTATGCCTGGTTGTTTGGGGCTAGATGCTCTTTGGCAGCTCACAGGTTTCTATCTTGGATGGCTCGGCGAACCTGGATATGGTATGGCGCTCTCCACAGGCGAAGTGAAATTTAAAGGCATGGTCACGCCAAAAACCAAACAAGTTGAATATGGCGTCGACTTTAAACGTGTTATGAGAGGTCGTCTCGTGCTGGGCATCGCTGATGGTTGGCTAAAAGCAGACGGCGAACAAATTTATACGGCCAAAGATTTGAAGGTTGGCCTATCAAAAGAAAAAGCGGCTTAA
- the irrA gene encoding iron response transcriptional regulator IrrA, which yields MMMQTSTVEQLREAGLKPTRQRIAIADILFKDGHKHISAEDLYSVIERSDMPVSLATVYNTLHQFTKAGLLREVSVDGAKTYFDTNTHEHQHFFVEDTNEVFDVDGIQLSSEDIPNVPDDMEVVRVDVVVRLRKKTA from the coding sequence ATGATGATGCAGACGTCAACAGTTGAACAATTGCGCGAGGCAGGCCTTAAGCCTACACGCCAACGCATTGCTATTGCCGACATCCTTTTTAAGGACGGTCACAAGCATATTTCGGCTGAAGATCTTTATAGTGTGATCGAGCGTAGCGATATGCCTGTGTCACTCGCAACTGTGTACAACACCTTGCACCAATTCACGAAAGCGGGCCTTTTGCGCGAAGTGAGCGTTGATGGTGCGAAGACATATTTTGATACCAACACCCACGAGCACCAGCATTTCTTCGTTGAAGATACGAACGAAGTTTTTGATGTGGATGGCATTCAATTATCATCTGAAGACATTCCAAATGTCCCAGATGATATGGAAGTTGTCCGCGTGGACGTCGTTGTACGTCTTCGCAAGAAAACTGCTTAA
- a CDS encoding SH3 domain-containing protein — protein sequence MPIANAQDASGIDRLIAGAIQGKETGLPLPRFVSLKAKRTNMRVGPSFDHRISWVFVKPGVPVEVIQEFEVWRLIRDAENQEGWVHKALLSSNRVAIVAPWSKGESYVNVHKNPLRNAAKTAKLQSGVYAEIVSCEGSWCELEGRNYAGWVPAAELYGVYPGEKVK from the coding sequence ATGCCAATAGCAAACGCACAAGATGCAAGTGGCATCGATAGGCTGATTGCTGGTGCCATTCAGGGCAAAGAAACGGGCTTGCCGCTCCCACGTTTTGTGAGTTTGAAAGCAAAACGGACGAATATGCGTGTTGGTCCAAGTTTCGATCACCGCATCTCATGGGTGTTTGTTAAACCGGGTGTTCCAGTTGAGGTCATCCAAGAATTTGAAGTTTGGCGTTTGATTCGCGACGCTGAAAATCAAGAAGGCTGGGTTCATAAAGCGCTATTGTCATCTAATCGCGTTGCAATCGTTGCTCCTTGGTCTAAGGGCGAATCTTATGTGAATGTCCATAAAAATCCACTTCGCAATGCAGCTAAGACTGCCAAGCTACAATCTGGCGTATATGCTGAAATTGTAAGCTGTGAAGGTAGTTGGTGCGAGCTTGAAGGCCGCAACTATGCAGGCTGGGTACCAGCAGCAGAGCTTTACGGTGTTTATCCCGGTGAAAAAGTAAAATAA